CCGGCATCCACCCGTCCGCCGCGATCGACCCCAGCGCCCAGGTCGCCGACGACGCCCACCTGGGCGCCTTCGTCAGCATCGGCGCGCGCAGCCGGATCGAGTCCGGCGCCGTGCTCGGCCCGGGCTGCATCGTCGGCGAGGACTGCGTGGTCGGCGCCGGCAGCGAACTGGTCGCGCGGGTCACCCTGGTCACCCGCGTGCGCCTGGGCCGGCGCGTGCTGATCCACCCCGGCGCGGTGCTGGGCGCCGACGGCTTCGGCCTCGCCCTGGCCCGCGACCCCGACAGCGAGCCGCACTGGATCAAGGTGCCGCAGCTGGGCGGGGTCAGCGTCGGCGACGACTGCGAGATCGGCGCCAACACCACCATCGACCGCGGCGCCATCGAGGACACCGTGCTCGAGGACGACGTGCGCCTGGACAACCAAATTCAGATTGGCCACAACGTCAAAATCGGTGCCCACACCGCCATGGCCGGCTGCTCGGCCGTGGCCGGCAGCGCCCGCATCGGCCGCTACTGCATGGTCGGCGGGGCCGCGGGCATCCTGGGGCACCTGGAGATCTGCGACCGGGTCACGATCACCGCCATGAGCCTGGTGACCTCATCGATCCGCGAGCCCGGCGAGTATTCCTCGGGCACCCCGTTGATGGACAATCTGAGCTGGCGCAAGAACGCCGCCCGCTTCAAGCAGCTCGACGCGCTCGCACGGCGGGTGGCGGCTGCCGACAAGGAACCGAAATGACCGACGTGCAACTCCCGATCGACGTGCCGGCAATCCAGAACCTGCTGCCGCACCGCTACCCCTTCCTGCTGGTCGACCGCGTGGTCGAGTTCGAACCGTTCAAGCGCGTGCTGGCGTACAAGAACGTTACCGCCAACGAGCCGTTCTTCAACGGCCACTTCCCCGGCCACCCGGTGATGCCGGGCGTGCTGGTGGTGGAGGCGCTGGCCCAGGCCGGCGGCATCCTGACCCAGCTGTCCACCCAGTCCAGCGCCGACGGCCGCCTGTTCTATCTGGTCAAGATCGACGGCGCCAAGTTCGTGAAGATGGTCGTCCCCGGCGACCGCCTGGAACTGGACGTGACGGTCAAGCGGGTGATCCGCAACGTCGCCATCTACACCGGCGTGGCGCGCGTGGACGGCGAACAGGTCGCCTGCGCCGAGATCGTCTGCGCCGAGGCCAAGGCCTGAGCGGCACGATGAGCGCACAGATCCATCCCAGCGCGGTCGTGGACACCGGCGCCACACTCGGCACCGGCGTGCGCGTGGGCGCTTTCAGCTATATCGGCCCCGACGTCGAGATCGGCGACGGCACCGAAATCGGCCCGCACTGCGTGATCCAGGGCCCGACCCGGATCGGCCGCGACAACCGCTTCATCGCCCAATGCGCGATCGGCGGCGAGCCGCAGGACAAGAAGTTCGGCGGCGAACGCACCGAGCTGGTCATCGGCGACCGCAACACCTTCCGCGAATTCGTCACCGTCAACCGCGGCACCGGCAACGGCGGCGGCGTGACCACGGTCGGCGACGACAACTGGCTGCTGGCCTACGTGCACGTGGCCCACGACTGCCGTGTGGGCAACCAGTGCGTGTTCTCCAACAACGCCACCCTGGCCGGCCACGTCGAAGTGGGCGACCACGTGATCCTCAGCGGCTTCGCCGGCATCCACCAGTTCTGCCGCATCGGCGCGCACGCCTTCATCGGCATGGGCGCCTTCGTCAACGGCGACGTGCCGCCGTTCGTGATGGTGGCCCAGGACGGTTACGGCCGCCCGCGCGGCATCAACAGCGAAGGCCTCAAGCGCCGCGGTTTCGACGCCGAGCGCATCGCCGCGATCAAGCGCGCCTACCGCGCCCTGTACGTGTCCGGCGCCACCCTGGACGACGCGCGCGCCAAGCTGGCCGAACTGGCCGGCGACAGCGACGACGTGCGCGCGCTGCTGGCCTTCATCGACGCCGGCGAGCGGCCGCTGCTGCGCTGAAACCCAGACAGCCGATCCGGCGACATGCACGCCGGATCGGCCGCTTTGGTGCCTTAATCGTGCCTACGACGCGACTCGTCGCCGCCCGAACCGCGATGGCGATCACGCGCTTTGGCAGGAAGTGACCGCCAAGGACGACGATGGCCGCGCGGCAAGGCACAATGCCGCAGGCAGCTCAGCCCCCGAGCTGACGTCCATGGCGCGCCGCTGTAGCGAACGCGCGGCGTGGGCACGAACCGGAGCCTCCCTTCGCCGATGAACGCCACCGCCGCCCCCGATGCCGCCATCGACGACATCTTCCCCGCCCCGCCCCCGCCGCCGCGGCGCTTCGCCCTGGTCGCCGGCGAGGCCTCGGGCGACCTGCTCGGCGCCGGCCTGATCGCCGAACTCAAGCGCCGCCACCCGGGCGCGCTGTTCGTCGGCGTCGGCGGCGAGCAGATGCGCCAGGCCGGCCTGGACGCCTGGTACGACGCCTCGGAACTGGCGGTGATGGGCCTGTCGGAGGTGCTGCGCCACCTGCCGCGCCTGCTGCGCCTGCGCCGCGACCTGCGCAAGCGCGTGCTGGATTGGAAGCCCGACGTGTTCATCGGCATCGACGCGCCCGACTTCAACCTGGGCGTGGAGCGCTGGCTCAAGCAGCGCGGGGTCAAGACCGTGCACTACGTCAGCCCCTCGGTCTGGGCCTGGCGGGAGAAGCGCGCGGAGAAGATCGGCCGCAGCGCCGACCGCGTGCTGTGCCTGTTCCCGATGGAACCGGCGATCTACGAACGCCACGGCGTGGACGCGCGCTTCGTCGGCCACCCGCTGGCCGACGAGATGCCGCTGCAGCCCGACCGCGACGAAGCCCGCATGCGCCTGGGCCTGGACGACGAAGACCCGGTGCTGGCCTTGCTGCCGGGTTCGCGCGTGGGCGAGATCGAACGCCTGGCCGACGATTTCATCGGCGCCGCCGCGCGCCTGCGCGCGGCCGAGCCGCGCCTGAGCGTGGTCGCGCCCATGGCCAATGCCGGTGCGCGCGCCGCGTTCGAACGCAAGCTCGCCGCGCACCCCGACGCCGCCGCGCTGCGTCCGGCGCTGTACGTGACCGACGGCGGCGCGCGCACGGTGATGACCGCCAGCGACGTGGTCCTGCTGGCCTCCGGCACCGCGACCCTGGAGGCCATGCTGGCCAAGCGGCCGATGGTGGTGGCCTACAAGGTCGCGCCGCTGACCTACACCCTGGTCAAGCGCCTGGGCATGCTCAAGGTCGATACCTATTCCCTGCCCAACGTGCTGGCCGGCGAACGCGTGGTGCCGGAACTGATGCAGCACGATTGCACGCCGGACAAACTCGCCGACGCCACCTTGGCCCTGCTGCGCGACCCGCAACGCGCGGCCGCATTGCCGACGCGCTTCGCCGCCATCCACCAGAGCCTGCGCCGCGACGCGTCCGCGCGCGCCGCCGATGCGGTCGCCGACCTGCTGCCCGCGCATGCGCACGCCTGAGGGCCAACTCGCGCTGGACTTGGCCGTCGCTCGCGGCGCGCAGCGCATCGCCGGCGTGGACGAAGCCGGGCGCGGCCCGCTGGCCGGCCCGGTGGTGGTGGCCGCGGTGGTGCTCGGCCCCGGCCGCACCCCGATCAACG
The sequence above is a segment of the Lysobacter silvisoli genome. Coding sequences within it:
- the fabZ gene encoding 3-hydroxyacyl-ACP dehydratase FabZ, translating into MTDVQLPIDVPAIQNLLPHRYPFLLVDRVVEFEPFKRVLAYKNVTANEPFFNGHFPGHPVMPGVLVVEALAQAGGILTQLSTQSSADGRLFYLVKIDGAKFVKMVVPGDRLELDVTVKRVIRNVAIYTGVARVDGEQVACAEIVCAEAKA
- the lpxA gene encoding acyl-ACP--UDP-N-acetylglucosamine O-acyltransferase encodes the protein MSAQIHPSAVVDTGATLGTGVRVGAFSYIGPDVEIGDGTEIGPHCVIQGPTRIGRDNRFIAQCAIGGEPQDKKFGGERTELVIGDRNTFREFVTVNRGTGNGGGVTTVGDDNWLLAYVHVAHDCRVGNQCVFSNNATLAGHVEVGDHVILSGFAGIHQFCRIGAHAFIGMGAFVNGDVPPFVMVAQDGYGRPRGINSEGLKRRGFDAERIAAIKRAYRALYVSGATLDDARAKLAELAGDSDDVRALLAFIDAGERPLLR
- the lpxD gene encoding UDP-3-O-(3-hydroxymyristoyl)glucosamine N-acyltransferase, with the translated sequence MLTPDFTAPDYTARELAERFALGLRGDGEVRVRGVGTLARADSGQLAFLANPKYRGQLADSGASVVVMREADAEGYAGTALIARDPYAAFARLAALFEPRPLREPGIHPSAAIDPSAQVADDAHLGAFVSIGARSRIESGAVLGPGCIVGEDCVVGAGSELVARVTLVTRVRLGRRVLIHPGAVLGADGFGLALARDPDSEPHWIKVPQLGGVSVGDDCEIGANTTIDRGAIEDTVLEDDVRLDNQIQIGHNVKIGAHTAMAGCSAVAGSARIGRYCMVGGAAGILGHLEICDRVTITAMSLVTSSIREPGEYSSGTPLMDNLSWRKNAARFKQLDALARRVAAADKEPK
- the lpxB gene encoding lipid-A-disaccharide synthase gives rise to the protein MNATAAPDAAIDDIFPAPPPPPRRFALVAGEASGDLLGAGLIAELKRRHPGALFVGVGGEQMRQAGLDAWYDASELAVMGLSEVLRHLPRLLRLRRDLRKRVLDWKPDVFIGIDAPDFNLGVERWLKQRGVKTVHYVSPSVWAWREKRAEKIGRSADRVLCLFPMEPAIYERHGVDARFVGHPLADEMPLQPDRDEARMRLGLDDEDPVLALLPGSRVGEIERLADDFIGAAARLRAAEPRLSVVAPMANAGARAAFERKLAAHPDAAALRPALYVTDGGARTVMTASDVVLLASGTATLEAMLAKRPMVVAYKVAPLTYTLVKRLGMLKVDTYSLPNVLAGERVVPELMQHDCTPDKLADATLALLRDPQRAAALPTRFAAIHQSLRRDASARAADAVADLLPAHAHA